The Euphorbia lathyris chromosome 2, ddEupLath1.1, whole genome shotgun sequence genome includes a window with the following:
- the LOC136218107 gene encoding transcription factor MYB1R1: protein MSRSPGHNSIMLFGVRLTAQPASSFRKTVSMTNLSHYDNDHLPQDINAHVAAGYDSDDVVHASATARTRDRKRGVPWTEDEHRFFLLGLQKVGKGDWRGISRNFVKTRTPTQVASHAQKYFLRRRNHTCGRRRSSLFDITTHTFSSPSMEEEEELVLPQETGSVGLRVPLSKHVGGSINMWKMRRSAKVIPSSKMADLNLNEKSPTRETSDKQSGSDNIINVA, encoded by the exons ATGTCTCGCTCTCCCGGACACAATTCCATTATGCTTTTTGGTGTGCGACTCACTGCTCAACCTGCTTCCTCCTTTCGAAAGACCGTTAGTATGACCAATCTTTCGCACTATGACAACGACCACCTGCCGCAGGACATCAACGCTCATGTCGCCGCCGGTTACGATTCTGACGACGTCGTTCACGCCTCTGCCACTGCCAGGACCCGCGACCGCAAGAGAG GGGTTCCATGGACAGAAGACGAACACAGGTTTTTTTTGTTGGGATTGCAGAAGGTGGGGAAAGGCGATTGGAGAGGTATTTCTAGAAATTTTGTCAAGACGCGTACTCCAACCCAAGTGGCCAGTCATGCTCAGAAGTATTTCCTCCGTCGAAGGAATCATACTTGCGGCCGCCGCCGATCTAGTCTTTTTGATATCACCACTCACACG TTCTCGAGTCCatcaatggaagaagaagaagaactggtaCTACCTCAAGAAACAGGAAGTGTAGGTCTACGTGTACCCCTGAGCAAACATGTTGGAGGATCAATAAACATGTGGAAAATGAGAAGATCagcaaaagtgattccatcttCAAAGATGGCGGACCTTAACTTAAACGAGAAAAGTCCCACCCGAGAAACTTCCGATAAGCAGTCTGGAAGTGACAACATAATTAATGTTGCGTGA
- the LOC136218108 gene encoding protein COFACTOR ASSEMBLY OF COMPLEX C SUBUNIT B CCB4, chloroplastic isoform X1, producing MEAGTILQSPILWNSRRNFPVPLLPHLPRFRYFVTASFSNSEERYRGPKPRRNLVEDWVSNNDDTVRSLPIYVGGASLLAVLFNRAVSGIAPVADASSSQSRADLLTLGLSVTNILAGLVWLTIKPKTIYPVCPQGVECRIISPHLPDYVVSELLWVWESLTAVTCCKSLVVVYDSMCILQIGVAAESSNEGEALAVDAVKLIQGSLYQAVKKSGAQSYLANLSLYPGRSELPFFPSNTQAVILQPIGDGGVAIIGGDTVRGFTTSDQAWITFIGEKLDATLAKHAINSTLAVQDRVQN from the exons ATGGAAGCGGGAACTATCCTGCAAAGTCCCATTTTGTGGAATTCCAGGCGCAATTTCCCTGTCCCTCTCCTTCCTCATCTCCCCCGTTTCCGTTACTTCGTGACGGCTTCTTTTTCAAATTCGGAG GAACGGTATAGAGGCCCCAAGCCCAGGAGAAATTTGGTGGAAGATTGGGTTTCAAACAACGATGACACAGTTCGGAGCTTGCCAATATATGTTGGAGGGGCTTCTCTGTTGGCTGTTCTCTTCAATCGCGCCGTTTCTGGTATAGCTCCAGTTGCCGATGCCAGTAG TTCACAGTCCAGAGCCGATTTACTGACGCTTGGATTGTCTGTCACCAATATATTAGCTGGTCTTGTGTGGCTCACTATCAAGCCAAAGACTATATATCCG GTATGCCCTCAAGGTGTAGAATGTCGGATAATATCTCCTCACCTCCCTGACTATGTAGTTTCGGAGTTGTTATG GGTTTGGGAATCTCTGACGGCTGTTACATGCTGCAAGTCCCTAGTTGTTGTTTACGATAGTATGTGCATTCTCCAAATTGGCGTGGCTGCTGAATCTTCAAATGAAGGTGAAGCGTTGGCTGTAGATGCTGTCAAATTGATACAAGGATCACTATATCAAGCTGTTAAGAAATCTGGAGCTC AGAGCTATTTGGCCAACCTTTCTCTCTACCCTGGAAGGTCTGAGCTGCCGTTTTTTCCATCCAATACGCAG GCAGTGATCTTGCAGCCAATTGGAGATGGAGGAGTTGCAATAATTGGTGGTGACACAGTTAGGGGCTTCACAACTTCTGACCAG GCATGGATTACATTTATTGGGGAGAAACTTGATGCTACGTTAGCAAAACATGCAATCAACAGCACATTGGCAGTGCAAGATAGAGTTCAGAACTGA
- the LOC136218108 gene encoding protein COFACTOR ASSEMBLY OF COMPLEX C SUBUNIT B CCB4, chloroplastic isoform X3 — protein MEAGTILQSPILWNSRRNFPVPLLPHLPRFRYFVTASFSNSEERYRGPKPRRNLVEDWVSNNDDTVRSLPIYVGGASLLAVLFNRAVSGIAPVADASRVWESLTAVTCCKSLVVVYDSMCILQIGVAAESSNEGEALAVDAVKLIQGSLYQAVKKSGAQSYLANLSLYPGRSELPFFPSNTQAVILQPIGDGGVAIIGGDTVRGFTTSDQAWITFIGEKLDATLAKHAINSTLAVQDRVQN, from the exons ATGGAAGCGGGAACTATCCTGCAAAGTCCCATTTTGTGGAATTCCAGGCGCAATTTCCCTGTCCCTCTCCTTCCTCATCTCCCCCGTTTCCGTTACTTCGTGACGGCTTCTTTTTCAAATTCGGAG GAACGGTATAGAGGCCCCAAGCCCAGGAGAAATTTGGTGGAAGATTGGGTTTCAAACAACGATGACACAGTTCGGAGCTTGCCAATATATGTTGGAGGGGCTTCTCTGTTGGCTGTTCTCTTCAATCGCGCCGTTTCTGGTATAGCTCCAGTTGCCGATGCCAGTAG GGTTTGGGAATCTCTGACGGCTGTTACATGCTGCAAGTCCCTAGTTGTTGTTTACGATAGTATGTGCATTCTCCAAATTGGCGTGGCTGCTGAATCTTCAAATGAAGGTGAAGCGTTGGCTGTAGATGCTGTCAAATTGATACAAGGATCACTATATCAAGCTGTTAAGAAATCTGGAGCTC AGAGCTATTTGGCCAACCTTTCTCTCTACCCTGGAAGGTCTGAGCTGCCGTTTTTTCCATCCAATACGCAG GCAGTGATCTTGCAGCCAATTGGAGATGGAGGAGTTGCAATAATTGGTGGTGACACAGTTAGGGGCTTCACAACTTCTGACCAG GCATGGATTACATTTATTGGGGAGAAACTTGATGCTACGTTAGCAAAACATGCAATCAACAGCACATTGGCAGTGCAAGATAGAGTTCAGAACTGA
- the LOC136218108 gene encoding protein COFACTOR ASSEMBLY OF COMPLEX C SUBUNIT B CCB4, chloroplastic isoform X2, with translation MEAGTILQSPILWNSRRNFPVPLLPHLPRFRYFVTASFSNSEERYRGPKPRRNLVEDWVSNNDDTVRSLPIYVGGASLLAVLFNRAVSGIAPVADASSSQSRADLLTLGLSVTNILAGLVWLTIKPKTIYPVCPQGVECRIISPHLPDYVVSELLWVWESLTAVTCCKSLVVVYDSMCILQIGVAAESSNEGEALAVDAVKLIQGSLYQAVKKSGAHDCILIHLQRAIWPTFLSTLEGLSCRFFHPIRSDLAANWRWRSCNNWW, from the exons ATGGAAGCGGGAACTATCCTGCAAAGTCCCATTTTGTGGAATTCCAGGCGCAATTTCCCTGTCCCTCTCCTTCCTCATCTCCCCCGTTTCCGTTACTTCGTGACGGCTTCTTTTTCAAATTCGGAG GAACGGTATAGAGGCCCCAAGCCCAGGAGAAATTTGGTGGAAGATTGGGTTTCAAACAACGATGACACAGTTCGGAGCTTGCCAATATATGTTGGAGGGGCTTCTCTGTTGGCTGTTCTCTTCAATCGCGCCGTTTCTGGTATAGCTCCAGTTGCCGATGCCAGTAG TTCACAGTCCAGAGCCGATTTACTGACGCTTGGATTGTCTGTCACCAATATATTAGCTGGTCTTGTGTGGCTCACTATCAAGCCAAAGACTATATATCCG GTATGCCCTCAAGGTGTAGAATGTCGGATAATATCTCCTCACCTCCCTGACTATGTAGTTTCGGAGTTGTTATG GGTTTGGGAATCTCTGACGGCTGTTACATGCTGCAAGTCCCTAGTTGTTGTTTACGATAGTATGTGCATTCTCCAAATTGGCGTGGCTGCTGAATCTTCAAATGAAGGTGAAGCGTTGGCTGTAGATGCTGTCAAATTGATACAAGGATCACTATATCAAGCTGTTAAGAAATCTGGAGCTC ATGATTGTATATTGATCCATTTACAGAGAGCTATTTGGCCAACCTTTCTCTCTACCCTGGAAGGTCTGAGCTGCCGTTTTTTCCATCCAATACGCAG TGATCTTGCAGCCAATTGGAGATGGAGGAGTTGCAATAATTGGTGGTGA